One segment of Grus americana isolate bGruAme1 chromosome 23, bGruAme1.mat, whole genome shotgun sequence DNA contains the following:
- the FHL3 gene encoding four and a half LIM domains protein 3 isoform X2: protein MQGEGGPQTGTMTECFDCDNCKESLYGRKYIQMDNGPYCIPCYDAHFANTCDECKELIGHDCRELYYEDRHYHEHCFRCFRCDRSLADEPFTCQGEELLCNDCYCSEFSSKCIACEKTVMPGSRKLEYNGQTWHEHCFICSSCQQPIGSRSFIPDNKDYYCVPCYESKFAPRCTRCKKTLTKGGVTYRDEPWHKECFVCTGCKTPLAGQQFTSQDDNPYCIKCFGNLYAKKCSACTKPITGFGGGKYVSFEDRHWHHNCFNCARCNTSLVGKGFIPDNDEILCRDCSSDL, encoded by the exons GTGAAGGAGGCCCTCAGACTGGCACCATGACAGAGTGCTTTGACTGCGATAACTGCAAGGAGTCCTTGTATGGGCGCAAGTACATCCAGATGGACAATGGCCCGTACTGCATCCCCTGCTATGATGCCCACTTTGCCAACACCTGTGATGAGTGCAAAGAGCTGATCGGCCACGACTGCCGA GAGCTGTACTATGAGGATCGCCATTACCACGAGCACTGCTTTCGTTGCTTCCGCTGTGACCGTTCTCTGGCCGACGAGCCGTTCACCTGCCAAGGCGAGGAGCTGCTGTGCAATGACTGCTACTGCAGCGAGTTCTCCTCCAAATGCATTGCCTGCGAGAAGACAGTCATGCCAG GATCCCGTAAGCTGGAGTACAACGGACAAACCTGGCACGAGCATTGCTTCAtatgcagcagctgccagcagcccatCGGGTCACGATCCTTCATCCCAGACAACAAGGATTATTACTGTGTCCCCTGTTATGAGAGCAAGTTCGCTCCTCGCTGCACTCGTTGCAAAAAG ACCCTGACCAAGGGAGGAGTGACTTACCGGGATGAGCCGTGGCACAAGGAGTGTTTCGTCTGCACAGGCTGCAAGACCCCCCTGGCTGGGCAGCAGTTCACCTCCCAGGATGACAACCCATACTGCATCAAGTGCTTTGGGAACCTCTATGCCAAGAAGTGCAGCGCCTGCACAAAGCCCATCACAG GCTTTGGTGGTGGTAAATATGTCTCCTTTGAGGACCGTCACTGGCACCACAATTGCTTTAACTGCGCCCGCTGCAACACCTCGCTGGTCGGGAAAGGCTTCATCCCTGACAACGATGAGATCCTGTGCCGCGACTGCAGCAGCGACCTATGA
- the FHL3 gene encoding four and a half LIM domains protein 3 isoform X3: MTECFDCDNCKESLYGRKYIQMDNGPYCIPCYDAHFANTCDECKELIGHDCRELYYEDRHYHEHCFRCFRCDRSLADEPFTCQGEELLCNDCYCSEFSSKCIACEKTVMPGSRKLEYNGQTWHEHCFICSSCQQPIGSRSFIPDNKDYYCVPCYESKFAPRCTRCKKTLTKGGVTYRDEPWHKECFVCTGCKTPLAGQQFTSQDDNPYCIKCFGNLYAKKCSACTKPITGFGGGKYVSFEDRHWHHNCFNCARCNTSLVGKGFIPDNDEILCRDCSSDL, translated from the exons ATGACAGAGTGCTTTGACTGCGATAACTGCAAGGAGTCCTTGTATGGGCGCAAGTACATCCAGATGGACAATGGCCCGTACTGCATCCCCTGCTATGATGCCCACTTTGCCAACACCTGTGATGAGTGCAAAGAGCTGATCGGCCACGACTGCCGA GAGCTGTACTATGAGGATCGCCATTACCACGAGCACTGCTTTCGTTGCTTCCGCTGTGACCGTTCTCTGGCCGACGAGCCGTTCACCTGCCAAGGCGAGGAGCTGCTGTGCAATGACTGCTACTGCAGCGAGTTCTCCTCCAAATGCATTGCCTGCGAGAAGACAGTCATGCCAG GATCCCGTAAGCTGGAGTACAACGGACAAACCTGGCACGAGCATTGCTTCAtatgcagcagctgccagcagcccatCGGGTCACGATCCTTCATCCCAGACAACAAGGATTATTACTGTGTCCCCTGTTATGAGAGCAAGTTCGCTCCTCGCTGCACTCGTTGCAAAAAG ACCCTGACCAAGGGAGGAGTGACTTACCGGGATGAGCCGTGGCACAAGGAGTGTTTCGTCTGCACAGGCTGCAAGACCCCCCTGGCTGGGCAGCAGTTCACCTCCCAGGATGACAACCCATACTGCATCAAGTGCTTTGGGAACCTCTATGCCAAGAAGTGCAGCGCCTGCACAAAGCCCATCACAG GCTTTGGTGGTGGTAAATATGTCTCCTTTGAGGACCGTCACTGGCACCACAATTGCTTTAACTGCGCCCGCTGCAACACCTCGCTGGTCGGGAAAGGCTTCATCCCTGACAACGATGAGATCCTGTGCCGCGACTGCAGCAGCGACCTATGA
- the FHL3 gene encoding four and a half LIM domains protein 3 isoform X1 encodes MQAGEGGPQTGTMTECFDCDNCKESLYGRKYIQMDNGPYCIPCYDAHFANTCDECKELIGHDCRELYYEDRHYHEHCFRCFRCDRSLADEPFTCQGEELLCNDCYCSEFSSKCIACEKTVMPGSRKLEYNGQTWHEHCFICSSCQQPIGSRSFIPDNKDYYCVPCYESKFAPRCTRCKKTLTKGGVTYRDEPWHKECFVCTGCKTPLAGQQFTSQDDNPYCIKCFGNLYAKKCSACTKPITGFGGGKYVSFEDRHWHHNCFNCARCNTSLVGKGFIPDNDEILCRDCSSDL; translated from the exons CAGGTGAAGGAGGCCCTCAGACTGGCACCATGACAGAGTGCTTTGACTGCGATAACTGCAAGGAGTCCTTGTATGGGCGCAAGTACATCCAGATGGACAATGGCCCGTACTGCATCCCCTGCTATGATGCCCACTTTGCCAACACCTGTGATGAGTGCAAAGAGCTGATCGGCCACGACTGCCGA GAGCTGTACTATGAGGATCGCCATTACCACGAGCACTGCTTTCGTTGCTTCCGCTGTGACCGTTCTCTGGCCGACGAGCCGTTCACCTGCCAAGGCGAGGAGCTGCTGTGCAATGACTGCTACTGCAGCGAGTTCTCCTCCAAATGCATTGCCTGCGAGAAGACAGTCATGCCAG GATCCCGTAAGCTGGAGTACAACGGACAAACCTGGCACGAGCATTGCTTCAtatgcagcagctgccagcagcccatCGGGTCACGATCCTTCATCCCAGACAACAAGGATTATTACTGTGTCCCCTGTTATGAGAGCAAGTTCGCTCCTCGCTGCACTCGTTGCAAAAAG ACCCTGACCAAGGGAGGAGTGACTTACCGGGATGAGCCGTGGCACAAGGAGTGTTTCGTCTGCACAGGCTGCAAGACCCCCCTGGCTGGGCAGCAGTTCACCTCCCAGGATGACAACCCATACTGCATCAAGTGCTTTGGGAACCTCTATGCCAAGAAGTGCAGCGCCTGCACAAAGCCCATCACAG GCTTTGGTGGTGGTAAATATGTCTCCTTTGAGGACCGTCACTGGCACCACAATTGCTTTAACTGCGCCCGCTGCAACACCTCGCTGGTCGGGAAAGGCTTCATCCCTGACAACGATGAGATCCTGTGCCGCGACTGCAGCAGCGACCTATGA